From a region of the Acidicapsa acidisoli genome:
- a CDS encoding lysophospholipid acyltransferase family protein → MTESRNKTKSPGRFTLSQRLTLAIVPRLVWALLMLVGRTWRFEVIAEEGVTPAFHGFTPGREIYCFWHQCVLPCAFYFRRTHATILISQSFDGELITRTLELLGYQAVRGSSSRGGHQGIIGLRRVLDDGMPAIFTADGPRGPIYRAKMGPVKLAQLTGAPIGSFHLEPKKAWVMRSWDRFLVPKPFTRITVSWGVWTMVEEETSNEELELLRDQLDVALERARERANNHLGRKTA, encoded by the coding sequence GTGACCGAGTCGCGCAACAAGACCAAATCGCCGGGCAGATTTACCCTGAGCCAACGCCTGACACTGGCCATCGTCCCCCGCCTCGTCTGGGCGCTGCTGATGCTTGTCGGCCGCACCTGGCGCTTTGAAGTAATCGCCGAAGAAGGCGTAACCCCGGCCTTCCACGGCTTCACTCCTGGCCGCGAAATCTACTGCTTCTGGCACCAATGTGTGCTTCCGTGCGCCTTCTATTTCCGCCGCACCCACGCAACCATCCTCATCAGCCAAAGCTTCGACGGCGAACTCATCACCCGCACCCTCGAACTCCTCGGCTACCAGGCAGTTCGCGGATCAAGCTCCCGCGGCGGACACCAGGGGATCATCGGCCTGCGCCGCGTCCTCGACGACGGCATGCCGGCCATCTTCACCGCCGACGGCCCCCGCGGTCCCATCTATCGCGCCAAAATGGGCCCCGTCAAGCTGGCCCAGCTCACCGGAGCCCCCATCGGCTCCTTCCATCTCGAACCCAAAAAGGCGTGGGTCATGCGCTCCTGGGATCGTTTCCTCGTCCCCAAGCCCTTCACCCGCATCACCGTAAGCTGGGGAGTGTGGACCATGGTCGAAGAAGAAACCTCCAACGAGGAATTGGAACTCCTTCGCGACCAACTCGACGTCGCCCTGGAGCGAGCCCGCGAACGCGCCAACAATCATCTGGGGAGAAAAACCGCATGA
- the queA gene encoding tRNA preQ1(34) S-adenosylmethionine ribosyltransferase-isomerase QueA, translating into MNPPHPSPQYESLRVADFDFHLPEELIAQQPPAERGASRMLVLNRAENSLTDSSFANLPSLLNPGDLLVLNDSRVIPARLYAHRVTSRGKQEPTGQIEVLLTSPDGAGNWNALVRPGRKVRVGDQLEFFAQEPVTSMEAAAKEGTEAKEGAGAFRPLNQPPAIGGFSPGSREPLLRAEVLASGEFGERLLQFAPVEDFFAVLEQIGHMPLPPYIKREDQTGDRERYQTVFASQRGSVAAPTAGLHFTPEILDATRARGVEIAKVTLHVGLGTFAPLRVERVDQIHLHSERYTLPAATAEALNRASAEGRRIVAVGTTAVRTLEHCAQAAQGRQLEPHTGETSIFISPGHQFRLVGAMLTNFHLPQSSLIMLVSAFAGRERVLEAYAHAVRECYRFFSYGDCMFLS; encoded by the coding sequence ATGAACCCTCCCCATCCATCTCCTCAATACGAATCACTCCGCGTCGCTGATTTCGATTTCCACCTGCCCGAAGAACTCATCGCCCAGCAGCCCCCCGCCGAACGAGGCGCCAGCCGCATGCTGGTCCTGAATCGCGCCGAAAATTCACTCACAGACAGCAGCTTCGCCAATCTGCCATCTCTCCTGAACCCCGGCGACCTGCTCGTCCTCAACGACAGCCGCGTCATCCCCGCCCGCCTCTACGCTCATCGCGTAACTTCACGAGGTAAGCAGGAACCAACCGGCCAAATCGAAGTCCTCCTCACCAGCCCCGACGGAGCAGGGAACTGGAATGCACTCGTCCGCCCTGGCCGCAAAGTCCGCGTAGGCGACCAACTCGAATTCTTCGCGCAGGAACCAGTAACTTCGATGGAAGCAGCAGCCAAAGAGGGAACAGAAGCCAAAGAGGGAGCAGGGGCCTTCAGGCCCCTGAATCAGCCACCAGCTATTGGGGGCTTTAGCCCCGGAAGCCGCGAACCCCTCCTGCGCGCCGAAGTTCTCGCCAGCGGCGAATTTGGCGAACGCCTCCTGCAATTCGCTCCAGTAGAAGACTTCTTCGCAGTCCTCGAACAAATCGGCCACATGCCGCTCCCTCCCTACATCAAGCGCGAAGACCAGACCGGAGATCGCGAGCGTTACCAGACCGTCTTCGCCTCCCAGCGAGGCTCCGTCGCAGCTCCCACCGCCGGCCTGCACTTCACCCCCGAAATCCTCGACGCCACTCGCGCCCGCGGCGTAGAAATCGCCAAAGTCACCCTCCACGTCGGCCTGGGAACCTTCGCTCCGCTCCGTGTCGAGCGCGTCGACCAGATCCACCTCCACAGCGAGCGCTATACCCTCCCCGCCGCCACAGCTGAAGCCCTCAACCGCGCGAGCGCAGAAGGCCGCCGCATCGTCGCCGTAGGTACCACCGCCGTCCGCACACTGGAGCACTGCGCCCAGGCCGCCCAAGGCCGCCAACTGGAACCCCACACCGGTGAAACCTCCATCTTCATCTCCCCCGGTCACCAATTCCGCTTGGTGGGCGCAATGCTTACAAATTTCCACCTACCCCAATCCAGCCTCATCATGCTAGTCAGCGCCTTCGCAGGCCGCGAACGAGTTTTAGAAGCCTACGCCCACGCCGTCCGCGAGTGTTACCGCTTCTTCAGCTACGGCGACTGCATGTTTCTCTCTTAA
- a CDS encoding ABC transporter ATP-binding protein, with product MPVVELAGVTKAYETKVAVNNLSLSIDAGQMFGLLGPNGAGKTSSIRMMMGITIPDSGAINLFNRPFERKSLERVGYLPEERGLYKKMKVLEQLVFFGELHGLTAAEARKRSIDWAGRMEIAEALSKKTEELSKGMQQKIQFISCLLHDPGLIIMDEPFSGLDPVNAVLVERILLELKDEGKAIVFSTHRMDQVEKLCDSICLINQGHAVLAGKMREIKSRYERNRVIVEFEGSSAFLNSEEIAEARNFSGHVEIKLKDHGNAQKLLHEAAAVATIYRYELVEPSLEEIFIQTVGGKADA from the coding sequence ATGCCAGTCGTCGAACTCGCGGGAGTGACCAAAGCCTACGAGACTAAAGTCGCCGTGAACAACCTCAGCCTCTCCATCGATGCGGGCCAGATGTTCGGCCTTCTCGGGCCGAACGGAGCAGGCAAGACCAGCTCCATTCGCATGATGATGGGCATCACGATTCCCGACTCGGGAGCGATCAACCTCTTCAACCGCCCCTTCGAGCGCAAGAGCCTGGAGCGCGTCGGTTATCTTCCCGAAGAGCGCGGCCTCTACAAGAAAATGAAAGTTCTCGAACAGCTCGTCTTCTTCGGCGAACTGCACGGCCTGACCGCCGCCGAGGCGCGCAAGCGGTCCATCGACTGGGCCGGCCGTATGGAGATAGCTGAGGCGCTGTCCAAGAAGACCGAAGAACTCTCTAAAGGCATGCAGCAGAAGATCCAGTTCATCTCCTGTCTGCTGCACGATCCCGGCCTCATCATCATGGATGAGCCATTCTCCGGTCTCGACCCGGTCAACGCGGTGCTTGTCGAGCGCATACTCCTCGAATTGAAGGATGAGGGCAAAGCCATCGTCTTCTCCACCCATCGCATGGATCAGGTCGAAAAGCTCTGCGACTCCATTTGCCTCATCAATCAAGGCCACGCCGTCCTCGCCGGAAAAATGCGCGAGATCAAGTCCCGATACGAGCGCAACCGGGTCATCGTCGAATTCGAAGGCAGCTCGGCATTTCTCAACAGCGAGGAGATCGCCGAAGCCAGAAACTTCTCCGGCCACGTCGAAATCAAGCTCAAAGATCACGGCAACGCGCAGAAACTTCTCCACGAGGCCGCCGCCGTAGCCACCATCTACCGGTACGAGTTGGTCGAACCTTCGCTCGAAGAGATCTTCATTCAGACCGTGGGAGGCAAAGCCGATGCGTGA
- a CDS encoding AAA family ATPase — protein MSTPTQDPDALGANVLTIALIGPDQQRRGAVAIALTGLQAGVTREFSAYPELDEVPRMLEDSYDVMIVDLDSNPEYALDLVETICSTGSPTVMVYSAHTDSELLVRCMRAGAREFLTQPFSTGTIAEAMVRASVRRPTARPPKKTAGRLFVFLGAKGGSGVTTLACNFAVSLAAESGQNTLLIDLHLPLGDAALDLGITAQYSTVNALQNASRLDSNFLSRLLTKHSSGLSVLAAPGKFTPMQTNPEEVDKLLTIARQDFDYVVVDAGTRLDLADTTLFDQASTIYLITQVSIPELRNSNRLVSEFFTKTSSKLEIVLNRFTPRSLGVDEEHITKALTRPATWRVPNDYATARRTQNTATPLSLEDSPISRVIRQMARAASGLPANTEKKKRFGLFR, from the coding sequence ATGTCAACACCGACACAGGATCCCGACGCCCTAGGGGCAAATGTACTGACCATCGCCCTCATCGGCCCTGATCAGCAACGACGTGGTGCGGTCGCAATCGCGTTGACCGGATTGCAGGCTGGCGTGACCCGTGAGTTCAGCGCCTATCCTGAGCTGGACGAAGTACCGCGGATGCTGGAAGACAGCTACGATGTGATGATCGTCGACCTGGACAGCAACCCGGAATACGCGCTCGACCTGGTCGAGACGATCTGCAGCACCGGCTCGCCGACTGTGATGGTCTACTCGGCTCACACCGACTCGGAATTGCTGGTTCGCTGCATGAGGGCGGGTGCTCGCGAGTTCCTGACGCAGCCGTTTTCGACTGGCACGATCGCTGAAGCGATGGTCCGGGCCTCCGTTCGCCGCCCAACGGCGCGTCCTCCAAAGAAGACAGCGGGGCGGTTGTTTGTGTTCCTCGGAGCGAAGGGAGGCTCTGGAGTCACGACGCTGGCCTGCAACTTTGCTGTTTCGCTTGCTGCCGAGTCGGGACAGAATACCCTCCTGATCGATCTCCATTTGCCGCTTGGAGACGCCGCGCTCGACCTGGGAATCACGGCGCAATACTCAACGGTCAATGCGCTGCAGAATGCGAGCCGTCTCGATTCGAATTTTCTTTCGCGGCTCCTGACAAAGCACAGTTCAGGATTATCTGTACTAGCGGCTCCGGGGAAATTTACTCCGATGCAGACAAACCCCGAGGAGGTCGACAAACTACTGACGATTGCGCGTCAGGACTTCGATTATGTGGTTGTCGATGCAGGAACGAGGCTTGATCTCGCAGACACGACGCTTTTCGATCAGGCGTCGACGATTTACCTGATCACACAGGTCAGCATTCCAGAGCTTCGGAATTCCAACCGGCTTGTTTCGGAGTTCTTCACCAAGACCTCAAGCAAGCTCGAGATTGTGCTCAACCGGTTTACGCCGCGTTCTCTCGGCGTGGACGAGGAACATATTACCAAGGCGCTGACGAGACCAGCTACCTGGAGAGTTCCCAACGACTATGCGACGGCGCGCCGCACGCAAAACACAGCCACTCCGCTGTCGCTCGAAGACTCACCGATATCGCGAGTCATCCGCCAGATGGCGAGAGCCGCCTCGGGTCTGCCAGCAAACACGGAAAAGAAGAAACGCTTCGGCCTCTTCCGATAA
- the polA gene encoding DNA polymerase I — translation MPEEINSPDRQPVFLLDTMSFIFRAYHAMQRSRPMSTRGGLPTAATYVFVNMITKLRADFSPHYLAAVFDVSGAVFRDAKAQEIGTLRKWSSKEQAFVETTYEGYKAQREAMPEDLARQLPYIRRALEVLRIPILESIGFEADDVIGTLARQASEQGHEVFIVSGDKDMMQLVSEHVRVLNPQKDNLIIDPPKVIELLGVPPEQVIDVMALRGDTIDNVPGAPGIGDKGSVELIQQFGSVEAVLDRAEEVKRKSYRESLQQNRATVLLSKELVTIDTRVPVDLDLTAMQTQDPDLEAARELFTELEFTSMLRDLAPGAQKPTAELIDDPSDEQIAAFFAAAPAHGFAFALEKDAKAQPASSTAEEIAEEESLPPVQSLLDIMAAAEVSAQPPAMPTLEFVGVSVLQPGEPELALRLQLTPKLQSLLEDPKVPKIVHDWKTALHRLAALGVTLRGPVADTMLFSYALNPTHATQTLVDVVARSGQSVPSSLPGAAHSIQTLLPTLRNQVEEHKLTSVYETIDQPLVPVLYGMEKVGVRINLGALDELSQRFGSEIQRVSEKIFEHAGRRFNINSPKQLGEVLFTHMGLPKPLIYGKGKKISTAQDVLENLAEEHEIAQLVIEFRHLAKLKSNYVDALPLLVDSDSRVHTTFNAAATATGRLSSVNPNLQNIPIRTELGREIRAAFTAAPGFRLLSADYSQIELRLMAHFSEDPLLTEAYKTGRDIHTLTASEVFGVPAENMDKHVRARAKAVNFGIVYGISAFGLAAQLGIPQGEARQYIDRYFARYQGVRAFIDKTIEETRRTGSVRTLFGRMRPIPDIESRNANQRGFAERTAINTPLQGTAADLIKRAMITIDKKLTNENLKTRMVLQVHDELLFEVPEDETEVITRLVKDAMENVIQLRVPIVADQAFGNNWRDME, via the coding sequence ATGCCCGAAGAAATCAATTCGCCCGACCGTCAGCCCGTTTTCCTCCTGGACACGATGTCCTTTATCTTCCGCGCCTACCACGCCATGCAGCGTTCGCGCCCCATGTCCACGCGCGGCGGCCTGCCCACAGCGGCCACCTACGTTTTCGTGAACATGATCACCAAGCTGCGCGCCGATTTCTCCCCGCACTACCTCGCCGCGGTCTTCGACGTCAGCGGAGCCGTCTTCCGTGACGCCAAAGCCCAGGAGATCGGCACCCTCCGCAAGTGGAGCAGCAAAGAGCAGGCCTTCGTCGAAACCACCTACGAGGGCTACAAAGCCCAGCGCGAAGCGATGCCCGAAGACCTCGCCCGCCAACTCCCCTACATTCGCCGCGCCCTCGAAGTCCTCCGCATCCCCATCCTCGAATCCATCGGCTTCGAAGCCGACGACGTCATCGGCACCCTCGCCCGCCAGGCCTCCGAACAGGGCCACGAAGTCTTCATCGTCTCCGGCGACAAGGACATGATGCAGCTCGTCTCCGAACACGTCCGCGTCCTCAACCCGCAAAAAGACAACCTCATCATCGACCCGCCAAAAGTCATCGAACTCCTCGGTGTCCCGCCCGAGCAGGTCATCGACGTCATGGCCCTCCGCGGCGACACCATCGACAACGTACCCGGAGCACCCGGCATCGGCGACAAAGGCTCCGTCGAACTCATCCAGCAATTCGGCAGCGTCGAAGCTGTTCTTGATCGCGCGGAAGAGGTCAAGCGCAAGTCCTACCGCGAATCCCTCCAGCAAAACCGCGCAACCGTCCTGCTCTCCAAGGAACTCGTCACCATCGACACCCGCGTCCCCGTCGATCTAGATTTGACGGCCATGCAAACGCAGGACCCCGACCTCGAAGCCGCCCGCGAACTCTTCACCGAGCTCGAATTCACCTCCATGCTGCGCGACTTGGCCCCCGGAGCACAAAAGCCTACCGCCGAACTCATCGACGACCCCTCCGACGAACAGATCGCAGCCTTCTTCGCCGCCGCACCAGCCCACGGTTTCGCCTTCGCCCTCGAAAAAGACGCCAAAGCCCAACCCGCATCGAGTACCGCCGAAGAAATCGCCGAAGAAGAATCCCTCCCGCCCGTCCAATCTCTTCTCGACATCATGGCCGCCGCCGAAGTCTCGGCCCAGCCGCCCGCAATGCCCACGCTCGAATTCGTCGGAGTCTCAGTCCTGCAACCGGGCGAGCCGGAACTGGCCCTGCGCCTCCAACTCACGCCAAAACTCCAATCCCTGCTAGAAGACCCCAAAGTTCCCAAGATCGTCCACGACTGGAAGACAGCCCTGCATCGCCTCGCTGCCCTCGGAGTAACCCTCCGCGGCCCCGTAGCAGACACCATGCTGTTTTCCTATGCGCTCAACCCCACCCACGCCACGCAGACCCTGGTCGATGTCGTGGCCCGCAGCGGCCAATCTGTGCCCAGTTCACTCCCCGGCGCAGCCCACTCCATCCAAACGTTGCTGCCCACCCTGCGCAATCAGGTCGAAGAGCACAAACTAACCTCCGTCTACGAAACCATCGACCAGCCGCTCGTCCCGGTCCTCTACGGAATGGAAAAAGTCGGCGTCCGCATCAACCTCGGCGCACTCGACGAACTCTCCCAGCGCTTCGGCAGCGAAATCCAGCGCGTCAGCGAAAAAATCTTTGAACACGCAGGCCGCCGCTTCAACATCAACTCACCCAAACAGCTCGGCGAAGTCCTCTTCACCCACATGGGCCTGCCCAAGCCGCTCATCTACGGCAAAGGCAAGAAAATCTCCACTGCGCAGGACGTCCTCGAAAACCTCGCCGAAGAGCACGAAATCGCCCAACTCGTCATCGAGTTCCGCCATCTGGCCAAACTCAAGTCCAACTACGTCGACGCCCTCCCGCTCCTCGTCGACTCCGACTCGCGAGTCCACACCACCTTCAACGCCGCCGCCACAGCCACCGGCCGCCTCTCATCCGTCAATCCCAACCTGCAAAACATCCCCATCCGGACGGAACTCGGCCGCGAAATCCGCGCCGCCTTCACCGCTGCCCCCGGATTCCGCTTGCTCTCGGCAGACTATTCCCAAATCGAACTGCGCCTGATGGCCCACTTCAGCGAAGACCCGCTTCTCACCGAGGCATACAAGACCGGCCGCGACATCCACACCCTAACCGCCAGCGAAGTCTTCGGCGTACCCGCAGAGAATATGGACAAGCACGTCCGTGCCCGCGCCAAGGCCGTCAACTTCGGCATCGTCTACGGCATCTCCGCCTTCGGCCTTGCCGCGCAGTTAGGCATTCCACAGGGCGAAGCGCGGCAATATATTGATCGCTACTTCGCTCGCTACCAGGGCGTCCGAGCCTTCATCGACAAGACCATCGAAGAAACCCGCCGAACGGGCAGCGTCCGCACCCTTTTCGGAAGAATGCGCCCCATCCCCGACATAGAAAGCCGCAACGCCAACCAGCGCGGATTCGCCGAACGCACAGCCATCAACACTCCGCTGCAAGGTACAGCCGCCGACCTGATCAAACGCGCCATGATCACCATCGACAAAAAACTAACAAACGAAAACCTGAAGACTCGCATGGTCCTCCAGGTCCACGACGAACTGTTATTCGAAGTCCCCGAAGACGAAACAGAAGTGATAACCAGGTTGGTCAAAGACGCAATGGAAAATGTAATCCAGTTACGCGTCCCAATAGTAGCCGACCAGGCCTTCGGCAATAACTGGCGCGACATGGAATGA
- a CDS encoding sigma-54 dependent transcriptional regulator, with protein MQPLLSSALGRDFQILLESNEDGVNKLVSAGDCDVVILDLNSNLGSLQERIEGSRRIIASQITSVVMADDGLRATAVDLVRQGAYGYCRRPPSIRDLKTMLRRAHENSSLKRQLQSVQQRLEENVSCDQMIGSSPQMQRVYDLVNCVTDLNASVLVTGESGTGKELIARAIHNLGSRASRPFVAVSCGAIPETLIESELFGHEKGAFTGTVGAREGFFEQAGDGTLFLDEIGELSLYTQVKLLRVLQQREFSRLGSNRLIPLRARLIFATHQDLAEMVAQGKFRQDLFYRINVMRIDAPPLQDHPEDIPQIATHFLRHYSQMYQKSLKDFDPEALAMLQSYAWPGNVRELENVVQRAIILARGEFIRAEDLPINLREENVVDIADFHPAGSFERQLRDYKIKLAETAVRENHGNKTLAARSLCISRAYLHRLIRLAEPDQIFEEEAQGMGTA; from the coding sequence TTGCAACCGCTTCTCTCCTCTGCTTTGGGGAGAGACTTTCAAATCCTCCTGGAGTCGAATGAGGATGGAGTCAACAAGCTCGTTTCCGCAGGAGACTGCGATGTCGTGATCCTCGATTTGAACTCCAATCTCGGCTCCCTGCAGGAACGGATTGAAGGTTCACGGCGCATCATCGCATCCCAGATTACATCCGTCGTTATGGCCGATGACGGCCTTCGCGCGACCGCCGTCGATCTGGTCCGCCAGGGAGCCTACGGTTACTGCCGCCGCCCGCCCTCGATCCGCGACCTAAAAACAATGCTGCGTCGCGCTCACGAGAACTCGTCCCTCAAGCGCCAGCTCCAGAGCGTTCAGCAGCGCCTCGAAGAGAATGTAAGCTGCGACCAGATGATCGGCTCCAGCCCTCAGATGCAGCGGGTCTACGACCTCGTCAACTGCGTCACGGACCTCAATGCCTCTGTCCTCGTAACCGGCGAGAGCGGCACCGGCAAGGAACTGATTGCACGCGCCATCCATAATCTGGGTTCCCGCGCCAGCCGTCCCTTTGTCGCCGTCTCCTGCGGAGCCATCCCGGAAACCCTGATCGAGTCCGAACTCTTCGGCCACGAAAAAGGCGCGTTCACCGGAACCGTAGGTGCCCGCGAAGGCTTTTTCGAGCAGGCTGGCGACGGCACGCTCTTTCTCGATGAAATCGGCGAGCTCAGCCTTTACACCCAAGTCAAACTTCTCCGTGTTCTGCAGCAGCGTGAGTTCAGCCGGCTCGGAAGCAACCGCCTCATCCCGCTGCGCGCGCGGCTGATCTTCGCCACACATCAGGATCTGGCGGAAATGGTAGCGCAAGGCAAGTTCCGTCAGGATCTCTTTTACCGTATCAACGTCATGAGAATTGACGCCCCGCCGCTTCAGGACCATCCCGAAGACATTCCGCAGATCGCAACCCACTTTCTCAGGCATTACTCGCAGATGTACCAGAAGTCGCTCAAGGATTTCGATCCGGAAGCGCTCGCGATGCTCCAAAGCTACGCCTGGCCCGGTAACGTCCGCGAGCTCGAAAACGTCGTGCAGCGAGCCATCATCCTCGCTCGCGGAGAGTTCATTCGCGCCGAAGACTTGCCCATCAACCTGCGCGAGGAAAACGTCGTCGACATCGCCGACTTCCATCCCGCAGGCTCCTTCGAGCGGCAGCTTCGCGACTACAAGATCAAGCTGGCCGAGACAGCGGTGCGCGAAAATCACGGAAACAAGACCCTCGCGGCGCGCAGTCTCTGCATTTCCAGAGCTTATCTGCATCGGCTGATTCGCCTCGCCGAGCCGGATCAGATATTTGAAGAGGAAGCCCAGGGGATGGGAACCGCTTGA
- a CDS encoding carotenoid biosynthesis protein, with translation MNRLLRAASWLFFVGIMYLILTEAVWPWLKLPDLGNIGFTLVFVLFSITHCIVIEGARRTAMFFAISAIVSFVLEEVGVRTGLVYGAYHYSDMLGAKLGHVPILIPLAWFMMIYPSWMVARALLCGVDQQSLAGNTGRAVVAACVMTGWDMVMDPGMAASGNWIWEKGGAYFGVPIHNYFGWLFTTFLVYWIAGFLWRKADKPVGVARMYESLPVIVYAFFAVRYVASNRIPALQVVAMFSMGLPALLALIRIGVPVDKSAKAE, from the coding sequence TTGAATCGACTTTTGCGCGCGGCTTCGTGGCTGTTTTTCGTTGGCATCATGTATCTCATTCTCACTGAGGCGGTTTGGCCCTGGCTGAAGCTGCCGGACCTGGGAAATATCGGATTCACGCTGGTTTTTGTGCTGTTTTCGATCACTCATTGCATAGTCATCGAAGGCGCTCGTCGTACCGCGATGTTCTTTGCGATCTCCGCAATTGTCTCTTTTGTGCTCGAAGAGGTTGGCGTTCGCACCGGCCTGGTGTATGGCGCTTATCACTACAGCGACATGCTAGGCGCGAAGCTTGGGCATGTGCCGATTCTCATTCCGCTGGCTTGGTTCATGATGATCTACCCGTCATGGATGGTGGCGCGGGCGCTGCTGTGTGGCGTCGACCAACAATCACTTGCTGGCAACACTGGTCGCGCGGTTGTGGCTGCGTGTGTGATGACTGGCTGGGATATGGTGATGGACCCCGGCATGGCCGCATCGGGCAACTGGATCTGGGAAAAAGGCGGCGCTTATTTTGGCGTTCCTATCCACAACTACTTTGGCTGGCTGTTTACGACTTTTCTGGTGTACTGGATCGCCGGTTTTCTCTGGCGGAAAGCGGATAAGCCAGTCGGCGTTGCTCGGATGTATGAGTCTCTGCCGGTGATTGTTTATGCGTTTTTTGCTGTGCGATATGTTGCTTCGAATCGAATTCCTGCTTTACAGGTGGTTGCAATGTTTTCGATGGGGTTGCCTGCATTGCTAGCGTTGATTCGGATTGGTGTGCCTGTAGACAAGAGTGCAAAGGCAGAATAG
- a CDS encoding ABC transporter permease, translating to MRDMILIAKREYLEQVRGRAFRMTTILVPAAFALIIGIGYLSSRGLGSHKHIVIAANDAALATDIRRQMMSEKDAKTTVDVIAPANDADRAELLKQVQSKAIDGYLSIETPADSANGLPVAKYISQSSGDFTTTGRLRDDLNNAIVSQHLTKGGVTQADADALNKGVKIATFTVKKDGTVVKSNAVASFYKGYVMAILLSMTTVMYGLNVARSIIQEKTSRIFEVMLSIAKPGDLLSGKLIGVGLVGLTQILIWVAAAAAIVATPLAAAQMTGDFAVHFSWTEGILFPVYFVLGYFLYSSLFAGLAATCETEQELQMYTPLAAVPIWLSFAMIMLIINDSNSFWSVAISFFPPCTPIIMFLRMGSEIPPIWQFAVSIALMLLSIWGVLWVSSRLYRVGILMYGKRATLPEILRWIRYS from the coding sequence ATGCGTGACATGATTCTGATTGCCAAACGCGAATATCTGGAACAGGTGCGCGGACGCGCCTTTCGCATGACCACGATCCTCGTGCCGGCCGCTTTCGCCTTGATCATCGGCATCGGCTACCTCTCCAGCAGAGGACTCGGCTCCCACAAGCATATCGTCATCGCAGCCAACGATGCAGCTCTCGCCACCGACATTCGCCGCCAGATGATGAGCGAGAAAGACGCCAAGACTACCGTCGACGTGATCGCTCCGGCGAACGATGCGGATCGCGCCGAGCTATTGAAGCAGGTGCAGAGTAAGGCAATCGACGGCTACCTTTCCATTGAAACGCCAGCGGATTCAGCGAACGGACTGCCAGTCGCGAAGTATATTTCGCAATCCTCCGGCGATTTCACGACCACGGGCCGCCTTCGCGACGATTTGAACAACGCGATTGTGAGCCAGCACCTCACGAAGGGCGGCGTAACGCAGGCCGACGCTGACGCTCTCAACAAAGGCGTCAAGATCGCCACCTTCACCGTGAAAAAAGACGGCACCGTCGTCAAGAGCAACGCTGTCGCGTCCTTTTACAAGGGATACGTCATGGCGATTCTGCTCTCCATGACCACCGTAATGTACGGCCTGAACGTGGCCCGCTCCATCATTCAGGAGAAGACCTCGCGCATCTTCGAGGTCATGCTCTCCATCGCCAAACCCGGCGATCTCCTCTCCGGCAAACTCATCGGCGTAGGCCTGGTCGGTCTCACCCAGATCCTCATCTGGGTCGCCGCTGCTGCGGCCATTGTCGCAACGCCGCTTGCCGCCGCTCAGATGACCGGCGACTTCGCCGTGCATTTCTCCTGGACCGAAGGCATTCTCTTTCCCGTCTACTTCGTCCTCGGATACTTCCTGTACAGTTCACTCTTCGCCGGCCTTGCCGCCACCTGCGAAACCGAGCAGGAGCTGCAGATGTACACCCCATTGGCCGCTGTGCCGATCTGGCTGAGCTTCGCCATGATCATGCTCATCATCAACGACTCGAATTCGTTCTGGTCAGTGGCCATCTCCTTTTTCCCACCTTGCACACCTATCATCATGTTCCTGCGCATGGGCTCCGAAATTCCGCCGATATGGCAATTCGCAGTCTCCATCGCACTGATGCTGCTAAGCATCTGGGGCGTCTTATGGGTCTCCTCGCGCCTCTACCGTGTCGGCATCCTCATGTACGGCAAGCGCGCCACATTGCCCGAGATCCTCCGCTGGATCCGCTACAGCTAG
- a CDS encoding A24 family peptidase codes for MHSFAWWPTFVVLAVATFTDLRSRKIPNWLVLPFMVAGLVVPAWMHGWHGFWQSLEGFALGALVYGMLSWIGGMGMGDVKLVAAIGAWIGPRQLLMAMVLIAMAGGLMALGFAIVGSFKGEVWKSRTIPYAPAIAVGTLISFFSH; via the coding sequence ATGCACTCGTTCGCATGGTGGCCGACATTCGTGGTTCTTGCCGTGGCTACCTTTACGGATCTGCGCAGCCGCAAGATTCCGAACTGGCTGGTTTTGCCGTTTATGGTTGCGGGGCTCGTTGTCCCGGCGTGGATGCATGGCTGGCACGGATTTTGGCAGAGCCTGGAAGGTTTCGCGCTGGGTGCGCTGGTTTACGGCATGCTGTCCTGGATTGGCGGGATGGGCATGGGGGACGTAAAGCTGGTAGCGGCGATTGGAGCGTGGATTGGGCCGAGGCAACTGCTGATGGCCATGGTGCTGATCGCCATGGCTGGCGGATTGATGGCGCTGGGATTTGCCATTGTCGGGAGTTTCAAAGGAGAAGTCTGGAAGAGCCGCACCATACCTTACGCACCCGCAATCGCGGTAGGAACGCTGATTTCATTTTTTTCCCATTGA